The Arcobacter roscoffensis genome segment TTTTGTTTGCTTTATAGTCTTTGTATTCTAAAGTAAGGGCAATTGTTGGTATCTTTTTGTTTGGAGTAGTTCCTCCACCTATTAAAGATTGTGTTTTTATAACTTCACACTTACAAATATCTTCTATACTTTGTTTTAGAGTATTTGCTCTTTGCTCTAAAGTCTTAACATCTTCATGTAACATCTTTAAAGTAGGAATGTCTTGTGTTTGACCTTTTAGATACGAAGTAAGATTGTCTTCAAGTATTGCTAAAGTGATTTTATCAACTCTTAGCATTCTTAGAAGTTGGTTTTTTTTGATTTTTGCTATTAGCTCTTTTTTACCAACTATGATACCAGCTTGAACTGAACCTAAAAGTTTATCTCCTGAGAAACTAAGTAAGCTTGGTTTATGTTTCATATATTTTATAAGTGATGGTTCACTTAAGTCAAGATTGTAAGGTAAATCTATCATATGACCACTCCCCATGTCATAGTAGTCTATCACATCATGTTCTTGGGCTACTTTTATGATCTCTTCATAAGAAACTTCTGATGTAAAACCTTCAATAGAGTAGTTTGACTTATGAACTTTCATAAGCATAGATGTATCTTCATCAATAGCATTTTCATAGTCTCTAAGGTGAGTTTTGTTTGTAGTACCTATCTCTTTTAGTTTTGCACCACTTTGGCTCATAACCTCAGGAACTCTAAAACTTCCACCAATTTCCACAA includes the following:
- the selA gene encoding L-seryl-tRNA(Sec) selenium transferase translates to MGLLKNLPKVDKFVNNKAFEELSKQLITSISKDTINQYRQDILDEKIQDFTQDDIINDVLKKYQDITKPSLQKVINATGIIVHTNLGRSLINPDSFDRAKKVATSYNNLEYSLQEGKRGERYEHIVSTLQALTGCEDAVVVNNNASAVFLILNTFAKNKEVVVSRGELVEIGGSFRVPEVMSQSGAKLKEIGTTNKTHLRDYENAIDEDTSMLMKVHKSNYSIEGFTSEVSYEEIIKVAQEHDVIDYYDMGSGHMIDLPYNLDLSEPSLIKYMKHKPSLLSFSGDKLLGSVQAGIIVGKKELIAKIKKNQLLRMLRVDKITLAILEDNLTSYLKGQTQDIPTLKMLHEDVKTLEQRANTLKQSIEDICKCEVIKTQSLIGGGTTPNKKIPTIALTLEYKDYKANKIEKLLRKQNLIIRIENEKVLIDFRSIQEHEIKEIQEIIRGVFN